In Corylus avellana chromosome ca2, CavTom2PMs-1.0, the following proteins share a genomic window:
- the LOC132173112 gene encoding probable serine protease EDA2 produces the protein MRTTMRLRSSTLVWVVLLTISTFAQQHNGLVPSRTLLNQLSGSANYLTMEELWFQQTLDHFSPYDHRRFQQRYYEFFDYFRLPDGPIFLKICGESSCNGIANDYISVLAKKFGAAVVSLEHRYYGKSSPFNSLKTENLRYLSSKQALYDLAVFRQYYQKSLDLKLNRSNVENPWFVFGISYSGALSAWFRLKFPHLTCGSLASSAVVHAVYNFTEFDRQVNTILALFFPLIYASITFF, from the exons ATGAGAACGACGATGAGGCTGAGGTCGTCGACGCTGGTGTGGGTCGTGTTGTTGACGATATCGACCTTCGCTCAACAGCACAATGGCCTCGTCCCGTCTCGGACTTTGCTCAACCAATTGTCCGGAAGCGCCAATTACTTGACCATGGAGGAGCTCTGGTTCCAACAGACTCTCGATCACTTCTCTCCCTAC GATCACCGCCGGTTTCAGCAGCGATACTATGAATTCTTTGACTACTTTCGGCTTCCAGATGGACCGATTTTCCTGAAAATTTGTGGTGAATCTTCATGCAATGGGATAGCCAATGACTATATTAGC GTATTAGCAAAGAAGTTTGGAGCAGCAGTTGTTTCTCTTGAGCATCGTTACTATGGGAAAAGTTCACCCTTCAATTCGCTGAAGACAGAAAATTTGAGGTATCTGTCATCTAAGCAGGCGCTCTATGATTTGGCTGTTTTTCGTCAGTATTATCAG AAATCTTTGGATTTAAAGCTCAATAGATCAAATGTTGAAAATCCATGGTTCGTTTTCGGTATCTCGTACTCGGGAGCGCTTAGTGCATGGTTCCGTCTTAAGTTCCCTCATTTAACATGTGGAAGCCTTGCAAGTTCTGCTGTTGTTCATGCAGTTTATAACTTCACTGAATTTGACCGGCAGGTAAACACAATATTGGCTCTCTTTTTTCCCCTTATATACgcatcaataacttttttttga